A stretch of Dysidea avara chromosome 5, odDysAvar1.4, whole genome shotgun sequence DNA encodes these proteins:
- the LOC136256378 gene encoding uncharacterized protein isoform X2, with the protein MFRDAVCISGACYTADDMCTAGTDVINGGVEETGTEPNIERRLRMLTMAECCSSTNNGLSYRDGTTCSICPICYATPLDCGDDGNLGRLDFLTENDCCANGGESFSNGMETCMACPSVPVCYGASNDCGMTGDQTTLAFTTETMCCNYGGMSFDADDGSMCATCPDIGMGMDPHFSVPLLDGKDMCFSMQGVAYFAFNLISDPIININSYFIPPEPGQNFSDVVTFLGDIGITVQPEHCMGHCSEENITKISISASDRSVAVDGSRTILNNRDIRLLIEDGVARINLGEELGKEERPNLIVEVKHPSLAFKVQFVNEHLDLIVKDYSGISSNAHGIMGQFLHRKWSITEDGFLRIDRKKIRFEKGQPWDFMHSNKECLHAKPSQGIQADGIIEGDYTDYIVEGLHSPEFKYSKFKL; encoded by the exons ATGTTCCG CGATGCTGTATGTATTTCAGGTGCATGCTATACTGCGGATGATATGTGTACTGCTGGGACTGATGTTATTAATGGCGGTGTGGAGGAGACTGGTACTGAGCCCAATATTGAAAGGAGATTAAGAATGTTAACAATGGCAGAGTGTTGTTCTTCAACTAATAATGGATTATCATATAGAGATGGAACTACCTGTAGTATATGTCCAA TTTGTTATGCTACACCTTTGGATTGTGGTGATGATGGTAATTTAGGTAGACTAGATTTTCTGACAGAGAACGATTGTTGTGCAAATGGAGGTGAATCTTTTAGCAATGGTATGGAAACTTGTATGGCATGTCCATCAG TTCCAGTTTGCTATGGTGCTTCTAATGACTGTGGTATGACTGGTGATCAAACAACTCTTGCCTTCACTACTGAAACCATGTGTTGTAATTATGGAGGAATGTCTTTTGATGCTGATGATGGCTCCATGTGTGCGACATGTCCAGACATAG GGATGGGGATGGATCCACATTTTTCAGTTCCTCTCCTTGATGGCAAAGACATGTGCTTCAGCATGCAAGGAGTGGCTTACTTTGCATTCAACCTGATCTCAGATCCCATAATAAATATTAACTCCTACTTTATTCCACCTGAACCAGGGCAGAATTTCAGTGATGTTGTCACCTTTCTTGGAGACATTGGCATCACGGTACAACCTGAACACTGCATGGGACATTGCAGTGAAGAAAACATTACAAAGATTTCCATATCAGCTTCTGACAGGAGTGTAGCAGTTGATGGGAGCAGAACAATTTTGAATAATCGTGACATACGTTTACTGATAGAAGACGGTGTTGCCCGAATCAACCTTGGTGAAGAACTAGGTAAAGAAGAACGTCCTAATCTTATAGTGGAAGTCAAGCATCCCTCACTGGCCTTTAAAGTCCAGTTTGTTAATGAGCATCTTGATTTGATTGTAAAAGACTACAGCGGCATCAGCAGCAATGCTCATGGCATAATGG GACAATTCTTGCATAGGAAGTGGTCCATCACTGAAGATGGATTTCTCAGAATAGATAGGAAAAAGATTCGCTTTGAAAAGGGCCAACCATGGGATTTCATGCACTCTAACAAGGAATGCCTCCATGCTAAGCCATCACAAGGCATACAAGCAGATGGTATCATAGAGGGAGACTACACTGACTACATTGTCGAGGGACTCCACTCTCCAGAGTTCAAATATAGCAAATTTAAGCTGTGA
- the LOC136256378 gene encoding uncharacterized protein isoform X1 — MLSCPCSDAVCISGACYTADDMCTAGTDVINGGVEETGTEPNIERRLRMLTMAECCSSTNNGLSYRDGTTCSICPICYATPLDCGDDGNLGRLDFLTENDCCANGGESFSNGMETCMACPSVPVCYGASNDCGMTGDQTTLAFTTETMCCNYGGMSFDADDGSMCATCPDIGMGMDPHFSVPLLDGKDMCFSMQGVAYFAFNLISDPIININSYFIPPEPGQNFSDVVTFLGDIGITVQPEHCMGHCSEENITKISISASDRSVAVDGSRTILNNRDIRLLIEDGVARINLGEELGKEERPNLIVEVKHPSLAFKVQFVNEHLDLIVKDYSGISSNAHGIMGQFLHRKWSITEDGFLRIDRKKIRFEKGQPWDFMHSNKECLHAKPSQGIQADGIIEGDYTDYIVEGLHSPEFKYSKFKL, encoded by the exons ATGCTATCATGCCCATGCAGCGATGCTGTATGTATTTCAGGTGCATGCTATACTGCGGATGATATGTGTACTGCTGGGACTGATGTTATTAATGGCGGTGTGGAGGAGACTGGTACTGAGCCCAATATTGAAAGGAGATTAAGAATGTTAACAATGGCAGAGTGTTGTTCTTCAACTAATAATGGATTATCATATAGAGATGGAACTACCTGTAGTATATGTCCAA TTTGTTATGCTACACCTTTGGATTGTGGTGATGATGGTAATTTAGGTAGACTAGATTTTCTGACAGAGAACGATTGTTGTGCAAATGGAGGTGAATCTTTTAGCAATGGTATGGAAACTTGTATGGCATGTCCATCAG TTCCAGTTTGCTATGGTGCTTCTAATGACTGTGGTATGACTGGTGATCAAACAACTCTTGCCTTCACTACTGAAACCATGTGTTGTAATTATGGAGGAATGTCTTTTGATGCTGATGATGGCTCCATGTGTGCGACATGTCCAGACATAG GGATGGGGATGGATCCACATTTTTCAGTTCCTCTCCTTGATGGCAAAGACATGTGCTTCAGCATGCAAGGAGTGGCTTACTTTGCATTCAACCTGATCTCAGATCCCATAATAAATATTAACTCCTACTTTATTCCACCTGAACCAGGGCAGAATTTCAGTGATGTTGTCACCTTTCTTGGAGACATTGGCATCACGGTACAACCTGAACACTGCATGGGACATTGCAGTGAAGAAAACATTACAAAGATTTCCATATCAGCTTCTGACAGGAGTGTAGCAGTTGATGGGAGCAGAACAATTTTGAATAATCGTGACATACGTTTACTGATAGAAGACGGTGTTGCCCGAATCAACCTTGGTGAAGAACTAGGTAAAGAAGAACGTCCTAATCTTATAGTGGAAGTCAAGCATCCCTCACTGGCCTTTAAAGTCCAGTTTGTTAATGAGCATCTTGATTTGATTGTAAAAGACTACAGCGGCATCAGCAGCAATGCTCATGGCATAATGG GACAATTCTTGCATAGGAAGTGGTCCATCACTGAAGATGGATTTCTCAGAATAGATAGGAAAAAGATTCGCTTTGAAAAGGGCCAACCATGGGATTTCATGCACTCTAACAAGGAATGCCTCCATGCTAAGCCATCACAAGGCATACAAGCAGATGGTATCATAGAGGGAGACTACACTGACTACATTGTCGAGGGACTCCACTCTCCAGAGTTCAAATATAGCAAATTTAAGCTGTGA
- the LOC136256488 gene encoding uncharacterized protein: MYMSSVYSYVMYMSSVYSYVMYMSSVYSYVMYMSSVYSYVMYMSSVYSYVMYSVYSYVMYMSSVYSYVMYMSSVYSYVMYMSSVYSYVMYMSSVYSYVMYMSSVYSYVMYSVYSYVMYMSSVYSYVMYMSSVYSYVMYMSSVYSYVMYMSSVYSYVMYMSSVYSYVMYMSSVYSYVMYMSSVYSYVMYMSSVYSYGVYAHSIESAIVSEVDITQSNMYAI, from the coding sequence ATGTATATGAGCAGTGTCTACTCCTATGTGATGTATATGAGCAGTGTCTACTCCTATGTGATGTATATGAGCAGTGTCTACTCCTATGTGATGTATATGAGCAGTGTCTACTCCTATGTGATGTATATGAGCAGTGTCTACTCCTATGTGATGTATAGTGTCTACTCCTATGTGATGTATATGAGCAGTGTCTACTCCTATGTGATGTATATGAGCAGTGTCTACTCCTATGTGATGTATATGAGCAGTGTCTACTCCTATGTGATGTATATGAGCAGTGTCTACTCCTATGTGATGTATATGAGCAGTGTCTACTCCTATGTGATGTATAGTGTCTACTCCTATGTGATGTATATGAGCAGTGTCTACTCCTATGTGATGTATATGAGCAGTGTCTACTCCTATGTGATGTATATGAGCAGTGTCTACTCCTATGTGATGTATATGAGCAGTGTCTACTCCTATGTGATGTATATGAGCAGTGTCTACTCCTATGTGATGTATATGAGCAGTGTCTACTCCTATGTGATGTATATGAGCAGTGTCTACTCCTATGTGATGTATATGAGCAGTGTCTACTCTTATGGTGTATATGCACATTCAATTGAAAGTGCTATAGTTAGTGAAGTTGATATTACACAGTCAAATATGTATGCTATTTAG